The following DNA comes from Ricinus communis isolate WT05 ecotype wild-type chromosome 10, ASM1957865v1, whole genome shotgun sequence.
attttaatattaagaactcaataaaatttcattaaatatgtatacaaattcctaattaaaataaaaataaatatataaagactTAAAAACTCAATAGCAAAAAACTGAATTTGGAACACTCAATGAATGAGTTTCGCCTCATTCCTATTTTATGAGTTTTATGTTGGTTGGccatatatttatgtttagtTAATTAACATAACACTCATGTGGACTCAAATGCTTTTAGTATCAATTAAAGtgaagaaacaaacaaaaattaattacaattttttctttgatctCTTAAATATTTAGAGTACTTTAACCTCTAGTAGGATTAGGTTGCTAAGTAACATAgataatcataataaataaataaataaaacatctTTTTTGCACAGCTAAAGAACATGTTCCTAGAATACAACACTTGCTGCCTGTAGAAGCAGACACAACCCCTACTTCTCTTTATCCTAACAATGGGGTAGGGTGGTGAGTTGGACATTAACTTCTTTTATTGGCTATATCAGTATGGTTAACAACTCTTtagtattatttctttttcttaatttcttaaaaatctttATCAGAAAAGGATTAGTTTATGATCAAATACTTGTTGTCAATTATAAGGGTCATGTTGTTTTCCACTAACAAATGAAGATTCCTTTGCTTGGTCCCTAGATTTGACTAACCCTTTAAAATAGACCACATTTAAGTCCCTTTTAATTTAGCAGACAACTACATTTATGGAACAAAGTTTGGATAGAAATCCATTTATTTGTCATGTGTTTTTCTGCCCTTTGCATGTATTGCCTCCTTTCCacttaattattcaatatttttcagTTTCTCACTGAGTTATAGCTCAATTAAATCCCACTCAGTCATGTCATGAGAAATTCTTGGACATCAATGAACTAGTGCTATTACCTTTGCTATTACTGAGCTAAcaaattacttttaataaaGATTATGACTTTTCTGGTTATTTACTTGTACTcaagtttttaatttagacAAATCTAAAGAGATATATGTGTATGTCACAATCATCAATTTTGGCATTTTTAGATGTTGACATTTCTTTTGTCTCCCATAAGTACAAAAAATATTAGCAATTTCCagttttttattgtttttgtttcaaaagaaaagaatatcatGAGACCTTGTAATATTGTATGATTTGATATTCATGATTGCTCTTCAAcaataacattttaatatgAAGAGTTGAACCAAATAACGCCCAATTTCAAATTATATGATTTGGAAAGGGAAGAGAGGGAAATAATTTCTCACTAGTCGTTATTTATTAACCTCACCGCCCTTTCTACAAGACATGAGACCCCTTCTCCCATAGTCAAACTGCAcgtataattattatcttcaAAGTAATTTCATTGATGATGgatctcttctttctttataagaaaataatcaaactACTATATcagttatattataattaattattttaattatcaaaaaaatataaactgataaataattaattatttaatataaaagtattaaatatttatataaatgtgTGTTATTACTTTATACCTGCAAAGTTTATACTATAAGAGTCGGAAATTGAAGAAACACAAAGTTTattgaaaaaagagaaaaggcaTTAAACCAACTGTCCTCCTCAACCTGGTTTCAAGTGAAAATTATGCATCCTTTTGTGagaaaactatattaaaaactaaaagaaaataagacaCCCTTTTCGAAAGAAAGTAAAGTGAATTGAGTAATAATATAAGTAATGTATTTCAAGTCCCAAAGCAAGCAGTCATTATGCATATCTTTTCCCACCACCAAATGCTCTCTCTCTTCTCAAAACTGCCAATGAGCTCCACCTTCACCCTTCTTTCTCACTGCCCCTGCACCCCCACCATTCCGCATCACAAATCTTCTTTTGGCAAAATGTCTTTTTAAATccctaatatttttatttttatttttttcataatttattatatatttttatctgcattttattaaaaaaatattattagtccttaaataaagtcaaataaaaatataatatcttaataGAACAAATAATAGTGTCAATAAAACAATGTTGACAAATTTAGGAGTTTATGTATGCCCATTTTATAATGCAGAATTTAGAGTCAAAGTATGacatgataaaataaaaatggtcTTTCACTCGGCTAAGTCAGAAAATTAAGATGGAATTGGAATCCacctgttttcttttcttttattaattatatattacatattataaaatttgaaaattttcatcTATTGcacttataatataaaattataacacatataatttgatctattataatttagaaactatatattaataagttaaatgcgaaaaaataaattttaatatcaacCACTCTTTATTGAAAAATCTGGCGACTCTAGTAATTGATAAAGTTATCatttttgcaaaaaaaaaaaaaaaaaaactgagcAAATTATATCAATCATTAGAGGtaatagatataattaatcaaaattataaaaattaacttttcataaaaaactaTCCTgccatttattatttttatatttttatattttagatttgtaTGATctagtattaataaaattaattttttatttataaatatttattgaataatttagcagaaaactaattaaatatatacgaaatttcaatatttattatacatgCAAccatttttactaaaatttgaCAACTCTTAGAATTATGTTAGTTTTGAAGCAAGATAACATACACACTTGAGTTGATTAGGTAGGTTCACAGTCCAGCTTCGGAGCCAAAATCCTGTAAAACTTCTAATTTAGGAGGCTGCCATGTTAACCTCAAAACCGGGTGACATATACGAACCGTGATTGGATTGACCGGTTCACGGGTTGACTAGCATATAGATCTTATCAGATTTTAGCTAAAAAGGGGTTCAATCAATTAAGTATAAACCAAATCGGTTCTTTAATTCTActaaaagatttttaattaaaaagattgaCCGACTCATAAATTAATCATTCAATCTGTACAAATTTAACgtaatataaaatcaattactactccaattcttaattattttttcatccGTACGGGCAATCTGATTGATATCATATACcacaaaaaattatataatgatgAATTAATCTTGGAAATCAGTTTGGCAACCTTACTGCGAGATCTCTTTTAACTAAAGAGATATTATAAGGCTGATCTCAATTACTATTGCTGCATGCAATCTCCTACCCAAGGCAAAGATGGAAATTTGATTGGTTGCAGATGGGATTCTCAATCCCAATCAATTTAGggataattaatttgtttattatttatttttaaattaaatgtatattatgtttttgaattttaattatttaaatattaaaaaataaaaaattcaacgCTAAGTGATGGGGCCATCAATATCCCTTTGAAGTTTGTCAAAATAAGAATGATAGTAGGTGGATGGGTATCTAAAGAAGCATCGATGTTGAATTTGAGATGTATGGTGGTAGAACGAAAGCTTCATATAATACCATCTTACTGCTGTATTCCTCAGCTATCCCTCTTATTACATTAGCCAAAAAAATCAGGTCTCGTCTACCAGCATATATCTGTTGGTTCCCCCGACAAAAGAACTTCATTTGTCAGTTGGAGTATCATACAAAAATAGATTTACTGGCTTAAAGTATGTAAATCTTTATGCAcccaattcttttaattttgataaatacaatattttatttttttaaaaattgcaaaagtaaaattctttttctttaaccaAGAGAATATTTTTTCAACCGATTTTTCTAGATGTATGCAATTTAGGAAAGGGGAAAATATACATTTACAAGCAAGATTAGTCTcctaataaataactaaaagataTGGATATATAAATTCTTGAACTCTCGGTTAAAATCTagtttaaattcttaaattttaaattaatttagttacacccttaaatttaaaaataatataattatatttcttgaactaacatattttgtaattatggaTGATATTGTTggcttttttttataaaataaaagaaagattattatttgatattttattcaataaaaatagaaataatatttttttacatataaaaaatatgaattgagaagagttaagataatttattttggcgtctaaaagtaattaaattcatCTCTATTATATGATGAGATAGACCAAATTAATTTCaacaatatataattaaattattttgaaatatataattatgaatttgattgaattttaactttaacTGAAAGttcagaaaattaaatattttttatctaataaacACATATGTAAAATCTCAAATTCCTATTCTCACctgtaaataaaagaaaaaaaaaaagaagaaggtaaAAGGCGTAAAACTTATTGACTAAACAAACGATTTGTCTCTCTGAAtgtaattcattattaaagaaaattgtttttatattatttgacgggaataactaattaaagacaattttctcatttaagtcgaaaaagaaaaaaaacagcTGGATTATCTGTAGAAGTCTCCATACAGTTAAAAAGGAACTTCTACATTtcatttaaaagattttattacaGGTTAATCTTCCTCATATTGATATTCCTACTACaagaaaatgctaaaaaagaaaaagaaaaaaggaaactTTCACGTGCAACACCAAAAACTTAGAAGTCACGTGACATAGGTAGCGTCATCCATAGTAATAATGCAACTTCTGGTGCTGCTGCGACTGCGAGCAAGAAGAAGAACCATAACCGGTAGCAGTGTTATACGACGACGATTTAACAGAGTAAACGCCATTCCAGATCTCAGTAAAAGCTCTAACAATAATCCCATGGTGATAAGGAGAATTAAGCTGCAAGAAACAGTTCAAAAGCTCTTTTAGATCATCTTTAGAGTATATCTCTTTCTCCAATATCATTTGTAGCATTGAATGTCGAAAATCCAGATATGGGTCATCTGAGTCTTTCTCAACTGCTACACTTTCACCTCCAACTCGACCAAATCCTCGTACAGTACTTCTTGAACATTTTGTCTTGTtcttgctgctgctgctgttgttATTCCTGTCCCAGTAATGATGGGGTGGAGTGTCGGTGGCCGGAGACAATGAGGTGGTTGTAGTGGGGGTGGCGGTGGTGGTGGTTTTTGACGAGGTAGAAGAAGAGTAGTAGAGGTGGTGGTTGTGATAAGTGGTGGTGGCTCTGGGTCTTGGTTTGGGGCTGAAAATGTTAGAAAGACTTGGTTTCTTGCAACTGTTACATCCTAAGTTAACTGAGACAGTGTTGAGGATGAGCCTTTTCTTGTTACTGGATGACATAGTTGTTTTAGTAGTAACAGTTtttgagagagaaagagagagggagagatgGGTTTTTGTTGGGAAGCAAGGATGAAGAATTTGACTCCGGATGGTAGGAGTCTATAAATCCATTTTTGGTTATATATAATGAGGGTCCCTTTATGATATCGTTACCAGGCTGTTATGTTGAGCTATCACAGCATGATCTTGGCCGTTTATCTTGAATATATACTTTTGTCTTGCCAGAGATGAGGGTCAAATCAGTTAATTAGTCTTGAATTAATAAGTATTGGGATTGAGGAAAAACAGaggtttatataaataatgtaaTCTAATCTCTCCAG
Coding sequences within:
- the LOC8271111 gene encoding transcription repressor OFP6 — protein: MSSSNKKRLILNTVSVNLGCNSCKKPSLSNIFSPKPRPRATTTYHNHHLYYSSSTSSKTTTTATPTTTTSLSPATDTPPHHYWDRNNNSSSSKNKTKCSRSTVRGFGRVGGESVAVEKDSDDPYLDFRHSMLQMILEKEIYSKDDLKELLNCFLQLNSPYHHGIIVRAFTEIWNGVYSVKSSSYNTATGYGSSSCSQSQQHQKLHYYYG